Proteins found in one Brachyspira murdochii DSM 12563 genomic segment:
- a CDS encoding peptidase M30: MRKYLLLILFIIIHAFVLNAYESLNEVLKTPVSYNIYKGKNTEKVFNAVRYINNNYSKEIIKAKNIYSTSRIDIYLENGLQVNDRDLQNIILETSKIYEMEEYLYGKLKGKLTLLIMDINGGFTGDKPYMQGYSILDGLDKIKNDTENIIFLDYINGWENIESVVNTIAHELHHVIHYSSLENKSTSSFDVWVDEALSEAAVIAYRGKLPKNRLDYYNTDSMYLITKGDYFVNWNQGYTVHKYATVSLFMYWLGIHSQNGFEIYKDIANAPKEYKGTYMAILYAANKNIKEFQDWSELYAAWLKANYKNDASGIYGYKGLITTKPKIITTQYNCPMAPGSAIYVKGDFMSDDKLLRYAELGDDTYVVYNPDVNTKGKDRYLIVNSSFYGY, from the coding sequence ATGAGAAAATATTTATTATTAATATTATTTATTATAATCCATGCATTTGTTTTAAATGCATACGAAAGCCTAAATGAAGTTCTAAAGACTCCGGTAAGTTATAATATATATAAAGGCAAAAATACAGAAAAAGTATTTAATGCTGTAAGATATATAAATAATAATTATTCTAAAGAAATCATAAAAGCAAAAAATATATATTCCACATCTAGGATAGATATATATTTGGAGAACGGGCTTCAAGTAAATGACAGAGACTTGCAAAATATTATATTAGAAACTTCAAAAATCTATGAAATGGAAGAATATTTATACGGAAAATTAAAAGGTAAATTAACACTTTTAATAATGGATATTAACGGCGGATTTACTGGTGATAAGCCATATATGCAAGGGTATTCAATACTTGACGGACTTGACAAAATAAAAAATGATACAGAGAATATTATATTTTTAGATTATATAAACGGCTGGGAAAATATAGAATCTGTTGTAAATACAATAGCTCATGAACTTCATCATGTTATACATTATAGTTCTTTAGAAAATAAAAGTACCTCCTCATTTGATGTATGGGTAGATGAGGCATTATCAGAGGCAGCAGTTATAGCATACAGAGGAAAACTGCCTAAAAATAGACTTGATTATTATAATACAGATTCTATGTATTTAATAACTAAAGGTGATTATTTTGTAAATTGGAATCAGGGCTACACAGTTCATAAATATGCTACAGTTTCTCTTTTTATGTATTGGCTAGGTATTCATTCACAAAACGGATTTGAAATATATAAGGATATAGCTAATGCCCCTAAAGAATATAAAGGAACTTATATGGCTATACTTTATGCGGCAAATAAAAATATTAAAGAGTTTCAGGATTGGAGCGAGCTTTATGCTGCTTGGCTAAAGGCTAATTATAAAAATGATGCTAGTGGTATTTATGGGTACAAAGGGCTTATTACTACAAAACCAAAAATTATAACTACACAATATAATTGTCCTATGGCACCGGGTTCTGCTATTTATGTTAAGGGTGATTTTATGTCTGATGATAAACTTTTAAGATATGCAGAGCTTGGTGATGATACGTATGTAGTTTATAACCCTGATGTAAATACTAAAGGCAAAGACAGATACTTGATAGTAAACTCATCTTTTTACGGATATTAA
- a CDS encoding tetratricopeptide repeat protein has translation MKEKTLKKFNFAILILFPIILLIFSVTFNIYSVGTKNRINKELENFTNSLSLRMESKYMDMMTLYFKDELNNYAIANEFTNLVKEQVRLGVTPHFNSLKFSIDYTIRTNIRNTTYGLLFISVLMFILTLVLNFTNNSFVSSSSNMNVSPAADNSSNKTSDKPQAKPINNVIDSSSSENIKAEIEAMYKNLVKEIKSSRDEQALEILEKMFQLDDRNYLALNGAGVLHTKIYSRDNEEEHFKKADKYFEYALSLYNNNENVYNNKAILYSIKYELKKLEDDYETALIIFNDALSSNHLDPELLNNRATLYSVKYKISGDENLFERALNDYDELIKMDFNNIYALNNRSAIYFNKYKNSGDKKYFDKSIEDCNTAFKINSSEALYDNRGSLYIYKF, from the coding sequence ATGAAAGAAAAAACTTTAAAAAAATTTAATTTTGCTATTCTAATATTATTTCCTATAATACTTCTTATATTTTCAGTTACTTTCAATATATACAGTGTCGGAACTAAAAACCGAATAAATAAAGAATTAGAAAACTTTACTAATTCGCTCTCTTTAAGAATGGAAAGCAAATATATGGATATGATGACGCTTTACTTTAAAGACGAGCTAAACAATTATGCAATAGCAAATGAGTTTACGAACCTTGTAAAAGAACAGGTAAGATTGGGAGTTACTCCTCATTTTAATTCTCTTAAATTTTCTATAGATTATACTATTAGAACAAATATAAGAAATACTACTTACGGACTTTTGTTTATATCAGTACTTATGTTTATACTAACACTAGTACTTAATTTTACAAATAACAGTTTTGTAAGCAGCAGCAGTAATATGAATGTAAGTCCTGCTGCAGACAATTCCAGCAATAAAACATCTGATAAACCGCAGGCAAAACCTATAAATAATGTAATAGATTCCTCTTCAAGTGAAAATATTAAAGCTGAAATAGAAGCTATGTATAAAAATCTTGTAAAAGAAATTAAAAGTTCTAGAGATGAACAGGCTTTGGAAATATTAGAAAAAATGTTTCAGTTAGATGACAGAAACTATCTAGCTTTAAATGGGGCGGGTGTTCTTCATACAAAGATATACAGCAGAGATAATGAAGAAGAGCATTTTAAAAAGGCTGATAAATATTTTGAATATGCTTTATCTTTATATAATAACAATGAAAATGTATACAACAATAAAGCTATACTATACTCTATAAAATATGAACTTAAAAAGTTAGAAGATGATTATGAAACTGCTTTGATAATATTTAATGATGCTCTCTCTTCAAATCATTTAGACCCTGAACTTCTTAATAATAGGGCTACTTTATACTCTGTAAAATATAAGATAAGCGGAGATGAAAATTTATTTGAAAGGGCTTTGAATGATTATGACGAACTTATAAAAATGGATTTCAATAATATTTATGCTTTAAACAACAGAAGTGCTATTTACTTTAATAAATATAAAAACTCAGGAGATAAAAAATATTTTGATAAATCAATAGAAGACTGTAATACTGCTTTTAAAATTAATTCTTCTGAAGCACTTTATGATAATAGAGGCTCACTCTATATATATAAATTCTAA
- a CDS encoding DUF4234 domain-containing protein, which translates to MVKGTVRSIPMLVVLNIVTCGIYYAYWLYKTTDEIKNFMEREDINPTLELVLSIVTCGLYTFYWYYKYGKILYLEMTKKAGMDNTEDSTVLLIVLNFFMYVISCAIFQDKLNAIWNSIPDSELIESQSDDE; encoded by the coding sequence ATGGTAAAAGGTACCGTTAGAAGCATACCAATGCTTGTAGTATTAAATATCGTAACATGCGGTATTTATTATGCATACTGGCTTTATAAGACTACAGATGAGATTAAGAATTTTATGGAAAGAGAAGATATAAACCCAACATTAGAATTAGTATTATCTATTGTAACATGCGGACTTTATACTTTTTATTGGTACTATAAATACGGTAAAATACTTTATTTAGAGATGACTAAAAAAGCTGGAATGGACAATACAGAAGACAGCACAGTATTATTAATAGTATTAAATTTCTTTATGTATGTGATATCATGTGCTATATTTCAGGATAAATTAAATGCTATTTGGAACAGCATACCTGATTCAGAATTAATAGAATCTCAGAGCGATGATGAATAA
- a CDS encoding heavy metal translocating P-type ATPase: MKMTLRIGGMHCAACSRAVERALKKTEGIEEANVNIATEKAVLNFDDKKLKYNDIVNVVVKAGYQVVGKEEDPAERKEREIKEQKIRLIVSAVFSIPLFYISMAPMVSIVKFPIPSFLVHHINPQVFSIAAILLCVPVMISGYKFYTLGYPALFRGSPNMDSLVAIGTTAAFVYSVYSSILAFIGLNPHGENLYYESAAVIITLVQFGKYLEARSKGKTGEAIKKLMGLQPKTATIIKDGEEKEIKISEVKVDDIVLVRPGEKIPVDGEIIEGYSSVDESMLTGESIPVEKSVGDKVVGASINKTGSFKFKAQKVGADTALAQIIKLVEDAQGSKAPIAHIADVVSSYFVPAVITIALISAVIWFIALHNFVFSLTVFVSVLVIACPCALGLATPTAIMVGTGKGAELGILFKNAEALEVSQKINAVMFDKTGTLTEGKPYVTDIISDDKDKLLLIAASAENGSEHPLGEAIVREAKEKNIKLLDIENFKAIAGFGIEVFIDNKKVLMGNDKLMNKENINTESYHSYMESLSKDGKTPMYVAYDNKLLGVIACADKLKKESIDAIRRLHKLGIKTAMITGDNKNTANSVAKEAGIDIVFAEVLPEEKSKEVKKLQDEGNIAAMVGDGINDAPALTQANVGIAIGSGTDVAIESADIVLVKSNTNDVVTAIELSKATMRDIKQNLFWAFCYNVIGIPIAAGVLHVFREPLIASSIGDFLVAIMGKDLLLNPIFAALAMSLSSVSVVTNALRLNFFKPSK, from the coding sequence ATGAAAATGACTTTAAGAATAGGCGGAATGCATTGTGCTGCTTGTTCTAGAGCAGTAGAGCGTGCATTAAAAAAAACTGAAGGCATAGAAGAAGCCAATGTCAATATAGCTACAGAAAAAGCTGTTCTTAATTTTGATGATAAGAAGTTAAAATATAATGATATAGTAAATGTAGTAGTAAAGGCTGGATATCAAGTTGTAGGTAAAGAGGAAGATCCAGCTGAGAGAAAGGAAAGAGAGATAAAAGAGCAGAAGATAAGATTAATAGTATCTGCTGTATTTTCTATACCGCTTTTTTATATATCAATGGCACCAATGGTGAGTATAGTTAAGTTTCCAATACCTAGCTTTTTAGTTCATCATATTAATCCGCAGGTTTTTTCTATAGCAGCTATACTTTTATGCGTACCTGTTATGATATCAGGATATAAGTTTTACACATTGGGCTACCCTGCACTTTTCAGAGGCTCGCCTAATATGGACTCACTTGTAGCAATAGGTACAACTGCTGCATTTGTTTATAGTGTATATTCTAGTATTTTGGCATTTATAGGGCTTAATCCGCATGGTGAAAATCTTTATTATGAGTCAGCAGCTGTTATAATTACTTTAGTACAGTTTGGTAAATATTTGGAGGCAAGAAGCAAAGGAAAAACTGGAGAGGCTATAAAAAAACTTATGGGACTTCAGCCAAAAACAGCCACTATAATAAAAGACGGTGAAGAGAAAGAGATAAAAATTTCGGAAGTAAAAGTTGATGATATAGTTTTGGTACGCCCGGGTGAGAAGATACCTGTTGACGGAGAGATTATAGAAGGATACAGCAGTGTAGATGAATCAATGCTTACAGGAGAGAGCATACCTGTTGAAAAAAGTGTTGGTGATAAGGTGGTTGGTGCTTCAATTAATAAGACTGGAAGTTTTAAGTTTAAGGCTCAGAAAGTGGGTGCTGATACGGCATTAGCTCAGATTATAAAACTTGTAGAAGATGCACAAGGCTCAAAAGCTCCTATAGCACATATTGCTGATGTTGTATCTTCGTATTTTGTACCTGCTGTTATTACTATAGCTTTGATATCAGCTGTTATATGGTTTATAGCTTTGCATAATTTTGTATTTTCTTTAACCGTATTTGTTTCTGTACTGGTTATCGCTTGTCCTTGTGCTTTGGGGCTTGCTACGCCTACTGCTATAATGGTTGGTACTGGAAAAGGTGCTGAGCTTGGAATACTTTTTAAAAATGCTGAGGCGTTGGAAGTATCTCAAAAAATAAATGCTGTAATGTTTGATAAAACAGGCACCCTAACAGAGGGCAAACCTTATGTTACTGATATTATTTCTGATGATAAAGATAAACTTCTTTTAATAGCGGCAAGTGCTGAAAACGGAAGCGAACACCCATTAGGGGAGGCCATAGTAAGAGAGGCTAAAGAAAAAAATATTAAACTCCTTGATATAGAAAATTTTAAAGCTATAGCAGGTTTTGGTATAGAAGTATTCATTGATAATAAAAAAGTATTAATGGGTAATGATAAACTTATGAATAAAGAAAATATTAATACAGAGAGTTATCATTCATATATGGAAAGCCTTTCAAAAGATGGCAAAACTCCTATGTATGTTGCCTATGATAATAAACTTTTAGGTGTTATAGCTTGTGCTGATAAATTAAAAAAAGAAAGCATTGATGCTATAAGAAGACTTCATAAATTGGGTATAAAAACTGCCATGATAACAGGAGACAATAAAAATACAGCTAATTCGGTTGCAAAAGAAGCAGGTATTGATATAGTATTTGCCGAAGTTCTACCAGAAGAGAAATCAAAAGAAGTAAAAAAACTTCAGGACGAAGGAAATATTGCTGCTATGGTAGGAGATGGTATAAATGATGCTCCAGCTTTAACTCAGGCTAATGTGGGCATTGCTATAGGAAGCGGTACTGATGTTGCGATAGAGAGTGCTGATATAGTATTGGTAAAATCAAATACTAATGATGTAGTAACTGCAATAGAATTAAGTAAAGCTACTATGAGAGATATTAAACAGAATCTTTTTTGGGCTTTTTGCTACAATGTTATAGGCATACCAATAGCTGCAGGAGTTTTGCATGTATTTAGAGAGCCTTTAATAGCTTCTTCTATAGGAGATTTTTTAGTTGCTATTATGGGTAAGGATTTGCTTTTGAATCCTATATTTGCAGCTCTTGCTATGAGTTTAAGTTCTGTATCAGTGGTTACTAATGCTTTAAGACTTAACTTTTTTAAACCAAGTAAATAG
- a CDS encoding AAA family ATPase, whose protein sequence is MLKRFTISNYRSFYDEAELNLIADKDTIYTKKINNEYISKLCLLYGYNGCGKSNLLNALKYIFYSNNGYIISSDDSIKRLLDPNMIYGKNENSRFYLEFYSYDDYEICSYELILDNNNKRIHLERFKKNNKVIFEREKNTISDGIFNYDDSIADTNTFLSFFNNKLKDINEKADKYREEINYYISLFKNLCFLFPFTNESDFSSYAILEIFEYFNKYNIWDTYKKLLYMTDIDDLNIVDSINANNFSFMLDNKRLVSRHDSYSNDFDEVESEGSKVYAINLIYILSSIINGTLSIVDEFNGVQSELLEFTIRLFKKGAFNDIERETSQLILSTHDITLMSIDDTLLFNYFLINKKNNITRIYRADELKNINKDLNISNLEREYRKNHLGISR, encoded by the coding sequence ATGCTAAAAAGATTTACTATTTCAAATTACAGATCATTCTATGATGAAGCAGAACTCAATTTAATAGCTGATAAAGACACTATATATACAAAAAAAATAAATAATGAGTATATATCAAAATTATGTCTTCTTTATGGTTATAATGGATGCGGTAAGAGTAATTTGCTTAATGCTTTAAAATATATATTTTATTCTAATAATGGATATATCATATCAAGCGATGATAGTATAAAAAGGCTTTTAGACCCAAATATGATTTATGGCAAAAATGAAAACAGCCGTTTTTATTTAGAGTTTTATTCTTATGATGATTATGAAATATGCAGTTATGAATTAATATTAGACAATAATAATAAAAGAATACATTTAGAAAGATTTAAAAAAAATAATAAAGTAATCTTTGAAAGAGAAAAAAATACTATATCGGACGGTATATTTAATTATGATGATAGTATAGCAGATACAAATACTTTTTTAAGTTTTTTTAATAATAAGTTAAAAGATATAAATGAGAAAGCAGATAAATATAGAGAAGAAATTAATTATTATATATCACTATTCAAAAATCTATGTTTTTTATTTCCATTTACAAATGAATCTGATTTTTCCTCTTATGCTATATTAGAGATTTTTGAATATTTCAATAAGTATAATATATGGGATACCTATAAAAAATTGCTTTATATGACGGATATTGATGATTTAAATATAGTTGACAGTATAAATGCAAACAATTTTTCTTTTATGCTTGATAATAAGAGACTAGTTTCAAGACATGACAGCTACAGCAATGATTTTGATGAGGTGGAGTCTGAAGGAAGTAAGGTATATGCTATTAATTTGATATATATATTAAGCTCCATTATAAATGGTACTTTATCTATAGTTGATGAATTTAACGGAGTGCAGTCTGAATTATTAGAGTTTACTATTAGATTATTTAAAAAAGGTGCATTTAATGATATAGAGAGAGAAACTTCTCAGCTTATACTATCTACACATGATATAACACTTATGAGCATTGATGATACTCTGCTTTTTAACTATTTTTTAATCAATAAAAAAAATAATATAACAAGGATATACAGAGCTGATGAGCTTAAAAACATTAATAAAGATTTAAATATTAGCAATTTAGAGAGAGAGTACAGGAAAAATCATCTTGGAATATCAAGATAA
- a CDS encoding DUF4405 domain-containing protein has translation MKNKIKILIDITMTILFFVLIGYRFTGRTIHEYLGYSIFIFFILHHILNFHWYKNLNKGKYSFNRTLNTFINSMLFICMLGLIISGILFNRNVVEFFNLEGIKVFNKRLHIICCYWGLVLMSVHLGMHWGIFINMSKKLINIKKQIYMITGLLIAIYGVVSFIKRGIYIRLFSVTKVPSYEEAFIFFFMDHLAIMGLFIFITYYLHRLSNKLNKVNTISKQI, from the coding sequence ATGAAAAATAAAATTAAAATACTTATAGATATAACAATGACTATTCTTTTTTTTGTATTAATTGGGTATCGTTTTACAGGCAGAACTATACATGAGTATTTGGGTTATTCAATTTTTATATTTTTTATACTTCATCATATACTGAATTTTCATTGGTATAAAAATCTTAATAAAGGAAAATATAGTTTCAATAGAACATTAAATACATTTATAAATTCTATGCTTTTTATATGCATGCTTGGATTAATTATAAGCGGAATATTATTTAATAGAAATGTAGTTGAATTTTTTAATCTTGAAGGCATTAAAGTATTTAATAAAAGACTGCATATAATTTGCTGTTATTGGGGACTTGTACTTATGTCTGTACATTTAGGCATGCATTGGGGTATATTTATAAATATGAGTAAGAAATTGATAAATATAAAGAAACAAATATATATGATAACTGGTTTATTAATAGCTATATACGGAGTAGTTTCATTTATAAAAAGAGGTATATATATTAGACTGTTTTCAGTTACAAAAGTCCCTTCTTATGAAGAAGCTTTTATATTTTTCTTTATGGATCATCTAGCTATAATGGGACTTTTTATATTTATTACTTACTATTTGCATAGATTAAGCAATAAATTAAATAAGGTTAATACGATAAGTAAACAAATTTAA
- the lon gene encoding endopeptidase La, with product MSDELNKDIDKNSDNKENKKEDSKVSIVEDKLPRRLIIIPVMGKPLFPGLYAPFPIPPQHAEAVNKAIAENDGFLGLNLYISDNPPDRKTPSVEDIYKVGVVVKVFKKLNLPDGGLNLLINSIKRYKIIRFTTTDTVIRAEPLYIEDSFQGDKDSKEIKAYTRALLSEVKTLSENNPLFTEEMRLTMVNVDDPGKLSDFVTSMINADRASQQEILETFDVQDRLEKVLLLLQKESEITKIQQKIQGSINAKVQKQQRDFFLKEQLKEIKKELGYDTDPKQKDIEKYKKALEELDVVEEVKERMQSEIEKISSIDTHSPEYTVSKNYLDTLFALPWNKENKEREDIDKSRKILDRDHYGLEDVKERIYEFLAVRKLNPDKKSSILCFVGPPGVGKTSIGKSIAEALNRPFFRFSLGGMRDEAEIKGHRRTYIGAMPGKIIEALKIVKVKNPVLMLDEIDKLGTSFQGDPSSALLEVLDPEQNSSFRDHYLDLPFDLSNVLFITTANTLDTIPRPLLDRMEVIRLSGYIMEEKLKIASKYIIPRQVKANGLDIKNIKFTNKAISSIIEGYAREAGVRNFERRIERICRKIAADIVSNNKTSYDIIVDDKDLEKYLKKPIFTEDFTERDLKPGNAIGLAWTSMGGATLTIESIRVSEKKDAGTINVTGQLGDVMTESVQIAYSHVRSVAQNYGVSENYFNDAVIHLHIPEGATPKDGPSAGITMATALLSLAMNKVIRNDTAMTGELSLNGKVLPIGGLKEKTIAAKRLGFIKHIIIPYENIRDLDEIPDNVKKGLTFHPVKSADEVFDFMFKLNGLNKKTKKKNLKK from the coding sequence ATGAGTGATGAATTAAATAAAGATATAGATAAAAATAGCGATAATAAAGAAAATAAAAAAGAGGATAGTAAAGTTTCTATAGTGGAAGACAAATTACCAAGAAGACTTATAATTATACCAGTAATGGGAAAGCCATTGTTTCCAGGTCTTTATGCCCCATTTCCAATACCGCCGCAGCATGCCGAGGCAGTAAATAAAGCTATAGCAGAAAATGACGGTTTTTTAGGTCTTAATTTATATATATCTGATAATCCTCCAGATAGAAAAACACCTTCTGTAGAGGATATTTATAAAGTTGGTGTTGTAGTAAAAGTATTTAAAAAACTTAATCTTCCAGACGGCGGACTTAATCTTCTTATTAATTCTATCAAAAGATATAAAATAATAAGATTTACAACTACAGATACTGTTATAAGAGCTGAGCCTCTATATATAGAGGATTCATTTCAGGGGGATAAAGATTCAAAAGAGATAAAGGCATATACAAGAGCTTTGCTTTCAGAAGTAAAAACATTAAGCGAAAATAATCCTCTATTTACAGAAGAGATGCGTCTTACTATGGTAAATGTAGATGACCCAGGTAAATTATCCGATTTCGTTACTTCTATGATAAATGCCGACAGAGCAAGTCAGCAGGAAATACTTGAAACTTTTGATGTTCAGGATCGTTTAGAAAAGGTTCTTCTTTTGCTTCAAAAAGAAAGCGAAATAACCAAAATACAGCAGAAAATACAGGGAAGTATTAATGCTAAAGTTCAGAAACAGCAGAGAGACTTTTTCCTAAAAGAACAGCTCAAAGAAATCAAAAAAGAATTAGGATACGATACAGATCCAAAACAAAAAGATATAGAAAAATATAAAAAAGCTCTTGAAGAACTTGATGTTGTAGAAGAAGTTAAAGAAAGAATGCAAAGTGAAATAGAGAAAATCTCTTCAATAGATACACATTCTCCAGAATATACAGTTTCAAAAAACTATTTGGATACTTTATTTGCATTGCCTTGGAATAAAGAAAATAAAGAACGCGAAGATATAGATAAAAGCAGAAAAATATTAGACAGAGATCATTATGGGCTTGAAGATGTTAAAGAGAGAATATACGAATTTTTGGCTGTAAGAAAATTAAATCCAGATAAAAAGTCTTCAATACTATGTTTTGTAGGTCCTCCGGGAGTGGGTAAAACTTCTATAGGAAAAAGCATAGCAGAGGCATTAAACAGACCTTTCTTTAGATTTTCTTTAGGAGGAATGCGTGATGAAGCAGAAATTAAAGGTCACAGAAGAACATATATAGGAGCAATGCCCGGTAAAATTATAGAGGCTTTAAAAATAGTAAAGGTCAAAAATCCAGTGCTTATGCTTGATGAAATAGATAAATTAGGTACAAGTTTTCAGGGAGATCCTTCAAGTGCATTACTTGAGGTTTTAGACCCAGAGCAGAATTCATCTTTTAGAGATCATTATCTTGATTTACCTTTTGATTTATCTAATGTTCTTTTCATCACCACAGCCAATACTCTTGATACTATACCAAGACCTCTTCTTGACAGAATGGAAGTTATAAGACTTTCTGGATACATCATGGAAGAGAAATTAAAAATAGCTTCAAAATATATTATACCAAGACAAGTTAAAGCTAATGGTCTTGATATAAAAAATATAAAGTTTACGAATAAGGCTATAAGCAGCATAATAGAAGGATATGCAAGAGAGGCTGGAGTAAGAAACTTTGAAAGAAGAATAGAGAGAATATGCAGAAAAATAGCCGCTGATATAGTTTCAAATAATAAAACATCTTATGATATTATAGTAGATGATAAAGATTTAGAAAAGTATTTGAAAAAGCCTATATTTACAGAAGATTTTACAGAGAGGGATTTGAAACCCGGTAATGCTATAGGGCTTGCTTGGACTTCTATGGGAGGAGCTACTCTTACAATAGAATCTATAAGGGTATCAGAAAAGAAAGATGCCGGCACTATTAATGTAACAGGACAGCTTGGCGATGTTATGACAGAAAGTGTACAGATAGCATACAGCCATGTAAGAAGTGTTGCTCAAAACTATGGTGTAAGTGAAAATTACTTTAATGATGCTGTAATACATCTTCATATACCAGAAGGAGCCACTCCTAAAGACGGACCTTCTGCTGGTATTACTATGGCTACTGCTTTGCTTTCTCTTGCTATGAATAAAGTTATAAGAAACGATACTGCTATGACAGGTGAACTTTCCCTAAACGGTAAGGTACTTCCTATAGGCGGATTAAAAGAAAAAACTATAGCGGCAAAAAGACTTGGCTTTATAAAACATATAATCATACCTTATGAAAATATTAGAGATTTGGACGAGATACCTGATAACGTAAAAAAAGGTTTAACTTTTCACCCTGTAAAAAGTGCAGACGAAGTTTTTGATTTTATGTTTAAATTAAATGGGCTAAATAAAAAAACAAAAAAGAAAAATCTAAAAAAATAA
- a CDS encoding L-threonylcarbamoyladenylate synthase translates to MIINLDKNSEESIKYAADEASKVINEGGIVVSPTDTVYGMLADAFNKEAVERIYQIKEREKNKPFLILIKNAEYSKYFSQMEIPDIVKKNIPGELTFIMPLSDSLKENFLYLKNTVALRVPKDKYMQLILNNTKPLAAPSANPSGAGEILDGNKLAELYEDKADLIINAGIIENKMPSTLYNCIENKILRQGSVHLNI, encoded by the coding sequence ATGATAATTAATCTCGATAAAAATAGCGAAGAAAGTATAAAATATGCAGCAGATGAAGCTTCAAAAGTTATAAATGAAGGCGGAATAGTTGTATCCCCTACTGACACAGTTTACGGAATGCTTGCTGATGCTTTTAATAAAGAAGCTGTTGAACGTATATACCAAATAAAAGAAAGAGAAAAAAATAAGCCTTTTTTAATACTAATAAAAAATGCCGAATATTCTAAATATTTCTCCCAAATGGAAATACCTGATATAGTAAAAAAAAATATACCCGGCGAGCTTACATTTATTATGCCTTTATCCGATTCATTAAAAGAAAATTTTTTATATCTAAAAAATACTGTAGCCTTAAGAGTACCTAAAGATAAATACATGCAGCTTATATTAAACAATACCAAACCTCTTGCAGCTCCTTCTGCAAATCCTAGCGGTGCAGGCGAGATACTTGACGGTAACAAACTTGCTGAACTATATGAAGATAAAGCCGATTTAATAATCAATGCTGGAATAATAGAAAACAAGATGCCTTCAACATTATACAACTGCATAGAAAATAAAATACTTCGTCAAGGAAGTGTTCATTTAAATATTTAA